In a genomic window of Flavobacteriales bacterium:
- a CDS encoding OsmC family protein has product MDTAHVTHLGELRTEVIHVRSQQRFLTDAPLDNQGRGEAISPTDMLAASLAACMLTTMDIKARAKGIVLRNMRASVVKHMAAEPRRVSRVEVAIELDGEGLSSDDRSLMEHTAHNCPVALSLHPGLLQDLRFSYR; this is encoded by the coding sequence ATGGATACTGCCCACGTCACTCATCTAGGTGAACTGCGCACTGAGGTCATCCACGTCCGCAGCCAGCAGCGCTTCCTTACCGATGCGCCCTTGGACAATCAGGGCCGAGGCGAGGCGATCTCCCCCACCGACATGCTTGCTGCGTCCTTGGCCGCTTGCATGCTAACCACAATGGACATCAAGGCCCGGGCGAAGGGCATCGTACTGCGGAACATGCGGGCCAGCGTAGTGAAGCACATGGCTGCGGAACCCCGCCGCGTGAGCCGGGTGGAAGTAGCGATTGAACTGGATGGTGAGGGCCTTTCGAGCGATGACCGCTCCTTGATGGAGCATACCGCGCACAACTGCCCGGTAGCGCTGAGCCTCCACCCCGGCTTGTTGCAGGACCTGCGCTTCAGCTACCGTTGA
- the ung gene encoding uracil-DNA glycosylase, whose amino-acid sequence MPNASAQPVIGGGWHEALAEQFTAPYFAELKAFLLAERSQHPIFPKGSTIFNAFDLTPFEQVRVVILGQDPYHGPGQAHGLCFSVPVGVPFPPSLANIFTELKRDLGLPVPAQGDLTAWAKQGVLLLNATLTVRAHEAGSHQGKGWERFTDAAIAQLSARREGLIFLLWGRFAQQKEALIDNGRHYVLKAPHPSPLSAHRGFIGCGHFGQVNDLLVAQGQAPIDWRL is encoded by the coding sequence ATGCCTAACGCCAGTGCCCAACCTGTTATTGGCGGCGGCTGGCACGAAGCCCTGGCCGAACAGTTCACGGCGCCCTATTTCGCCGAATTGAAGGCATTCCTCCTGGCCGAGCGTTCCCAGCACCCGATATTCCCAAAGGGCAGCACGATCTTCAACGCCTTCGATCTCACACCCTTTGAACAAGTGCGGGTAGTGATCCTCGGTCAGGACCCCTACCATGGCCCCGGGCAAGCACATGGCCTGTGCTTCTCGGTGCCCGTGGGCGTTCCCTTCCCGCCCTCCTTGGCGAACATCTTCACAGAGCTGAAGCGCGACCTCGGGTTGCCTGTGCCTGCCCAAGGTGACCTCACAGCTTGGGCGAAGCAGGGCGTGCTTCTGCTGAACGCGACCTTGACTGTGCGTGCCCATGAGGCCGGTTCGCACCAAGGCAAGGGCTGGGAGCGCTTCACCGATGCCGCCATCGCACAACTATCGGCGAGGCGCGAAGGACTGATCTTCCTGCTTTGGGGACGGTTCGCGCAGCAGAAGGAAGCATTGATCGACAATGGGCGGCATTATGTGCTGAAAGCGCCGCATCCCTCCCCCCTATCGGCGCATCGTGGCTTCATCGGCTGTGGACACTTCGGGCAGGTGAATGACCTGCTGGTGGCTCAGGGCCAGGCACCCATTGATTGGCGGCTATGA